Proteins encoded together in one Hydrogenispora ethanolica window:
- a CDS encoding ABC transporter ATP-binding protein, producing the protein MNSVISCKGLEKRYGAKRALKGIDLEVETGSIVALLGTNGAGKTTLIRTLLGLIPKSRGEIRVLGEEPYKFGAQLRQRIGYVSEEQGLYGWMSVREIIRFCQSLYPVWDQELIAKYLERFKISPKTKIETLSKGQQVKLALLLALAPKPELLILDEPMSGLDPFAQHEFLQVIMKEIRQEGRTIFFSTHNLADAMTVAKQVAIVYDGRIQAFGSISEVCSKVVKLRGTPAPDQPLTGGFAGGVLLAEEPDSTTWLVPAQGLAEIAASSELADSAAEPATLEEAFLFFCAGREEA; encoded by the coding sequence GTGAATTCTGTGATTTCCTGCAAAGGATTGGAGAAACGGTACGGAGCCAAGCGGGCTTTGAAAGGGATCGACTTGGAGGTTGAGACGGGATCGATCGTGGCGCTCCTCGGAACCAACGGTGCTGGAAAAACTACTTTGATCCGCACTTTATTGGGGCTCATCCCCAAATCCCGGGGCGAGATCCGGGTCCTCGGCGAGGAACCTTACAAGTTCGGCGCCCAACTCCGGCAGCGGATCGGTTACGTCTCGGAAGAACAGGGCTTATACGGCTGGATGTCGGTGCGCGAGATCATCCGTTTTTGCCAGTCACTGTATCCGGTATGGGATCAGGAATTAATCGCCAAGTATTTGGAGCGCTTTAAGATCAGTCCGAAAACGAAGATCGAAACCCTCTCCAAGGGACAACAAGTCAAGTTGGCGCTCTTGCTGGCATTGGCTCCCAAACCGGAACTGCTGATTCTGGATGAACCCATGAGTGGCTTGGACCCTTTCGCTCAACATGAATTCCTTCAGGTCATCATGAAAGAGATTCGGCAGGAAGGCCGGACCATCTTTTTTTCCACTCATAACCTGGCGGACGCGATGACTGTCGCCAAACAGGTAGCCATTGTCTATGACGGCCGGATTCAAGCATTCGGCAGCATTTCCGAGGTCTGTTCCAAAGTGGTCAAACTGCGCGGCACTCCGGCGCCGGATCAGCCGTTGACCGGAGGTTTCGCCGGAGGAGTCTTGCTGGCGGAAGAACCGGACAGTACTACCTGGCTGGTGCCAGCCCAAGGATTGGCGGAGATTGCGGCCAGCTCGGAACTGGCGGATTCGGCGGCGGAGCCGGCAACCTTGGAGGAAGCGTTTCTCTTCTTTTGCGCAGGGAGGGAGGAAGCGTGA
- a CDS encoding ABC-2 transporter permease, protein MTGLAVLFRKEFKQNLIIYAVPFLVLILFWALQLRGVQPLPRQWLKILGVVLPIALAFSYGLQAFDLEENGQTRDFLLTRPLSFRRIIGAKYGCGLAVLLVFSAVWPAVLVPAEIKWPDFANFPTFYYSMYLITVIILYTLSFAMGIFVKGPVKLVAALLAGGAGVVWFFYTGLELMTFSYYQLLGNWPDMLLYLLLFLATLGLLTLLVVLALKSGGQGLRNTAWRDDPQLIRITAVLLVIPLFGLTLNHLHPPAIKPFNSLAATLFGREKWFYPVEGRKQPLGPFYLFYSTDGRLGVARPGQKPRPIYRVPSLNPSISDLSWSPDGRKLAFKEGKQFRIGTIRANRFQPLYTIADVDTLLWSNDSQAVLTLKSAGAQPQADQAAARSIQLNRVQLATGQTAVAGSLRSNGIAHGWDADRNTLIALDPQWKIVLIDTVSKQVRMFNLLPEAGSKLPPLIFGQIIPPPAGSHRFQVAVISYPSGDRYALLLYELDTVGQTVRLRHIVKNVNYKDLVLGPDGAEAIARTGSGTYYPVRELSKAR, encoded by the coding sequence GTGACGGGCCTCGCGGTCTTGTTTCGAAAAGAGTTCAAACAGAATCTCATTATTTATGCCGTGCCCTTTCTCGTATTGATCCTGTTTTGGGCGCTGCAGCTCCGGGGGGTCCAACCGTTGCCCCGCCAGTGGCTCAAGATTCTGGGGGTGGTTCTGCCGATCGCCTTAGCCTTTTCCTACGGATTGCAGGCTTTCGATCTGGAGGAGAATGGCCAAACTCGCGATTTTCTGCTGACCCGGCCGCTTAGTTTCCGGAGGATTATCGGCGCCAAATATGGTTGCGGCCTCGCGGTTCTGTTGGTTTTCTCCGCCGTGTGGCCGGCGGTTTTAGTTCCTGCCGAAATCAAATGGCCGGACTTCGCCAACTTTCCGACCTTCTATTACAGCATGTATCTGATCACGGTGATCATCCTATACACCCTCAGTTTTGCGATGGGGATCTTCGTGAAAGGGCCCGTCAAACTGGTAGCCGCTCTTTTGGCAGGCGGTGCGGGCGTGGTTTGGTTCTTTTATACCGGGTTGGAGCTCATGACTTTCAGCTATTACCAACTGTTGGGAAATTGGCCGGATATGCTGCTGTATCTGCTCCTGTTTCTGGCAACGCTCGGTCTGCTGACGCTTCTGGTGGTTTTAGCCCTCAAAAGCGGTGGCCAAGGGTTGCGCAATACCGCCTGGCGCGACGACCCGCAACTCATCCGGATCACAGCCGTTTTGCTGGTCATTCCGTTGTTCGGCTTGACGCTAAACCACCTTCATCCGCCGGCGATCAAACCCTTCAATTCATTGGCGGCCACGCTTTTCGGGCGTGAGAAATGGTTTTATCCCGTCGAAGGCAGAAAGCAACCCTTGGGTCCGTTCTATCTGTTTTATAGCACGGACGGACGGCTGGGCGTCGCGCGGCCGGGTCAAAAGCCCCGTCCCATCTATCGTGTCCCGTCCCTGAATCCCTCCATATCCGATCTGAGCTGGTCACCCGATGGGCGGAAGCTGGCCTTTAAAGAAGGCAAGCAGTTCCGGATCGGAACCATCCGCGCCAACCGTTTCCAGCCTCTCTATACCATCGCGGACGTGGATACGCTGCTTTGGTCCAACGATTCCCAAGCGGTCTTGACCTTAAAATCGGCCGGCGCGCAACCGCAAGCGGACCAAGCGGCCGCGCGCTCCATCCAGCTGAACCGGGTTCAGCTGGCAACCGGACAAACGGCTGTGGCCGGTTCGCTCCGCTCCAACGGAATCGCCCACGGTTGGGACGCGGATCGGAACACGCTCATTGCCTTGGATCCCCAGTGGAAGATCGTTCTGATCGACACCGTTTCCAAACAGGTCCGGATGTTCAACTTGCTTCCCGAAGCCGGTTCGAAGCTGCCACCGCTGATCTTCGGGCAGATTATTCCCCCGCCCGCCGGCAGCCACCGTTTTCAAGTGGCCGTCATCTCCTATCCGTCAGGCGACCGCTATGCGCTATTGCTTTACGAACTGGACACGGTCGGACAAACCGTCCGGTTGCGCCATATCGTAAAAAACGTCAATTATAAAGACCTGGTGTTGGGGCCGGACGGTGCCGAAGCGATCGCCCGGACCGGCAGCGGAACTTATTACCCTGTACGCGAACTTTCGAAAGCGAGGTAA
- a CDS encoding TolB family protein produces the protein MLSSVRVPGKCRIFLQQGAILVKSEFYRGFLPFMLPLPLWIGGILYALSLGRLPLPLTSVAAWSVLGMAGILALIYGLQGFSSEADRQTLDFLLSRPLSPYLIVAVKYLVSLGALLFWIAIAAPFFRIELATLDLAKGMGVEWLLLFILVIHAMSFLAGIVAKGLERLFVVTATSGGVAWLSFQYWNKILDLISANFYWPDVPPRLMLLLTTLLPLLLMLLGLAVPLTATVWYVRSRVKWWEFKPFYWVGGSWLLLLLLIRGAEFLCAPPLWPLEGAEYGDWHENGGIALSRTLDKKTQSSQLFLARLNGKPRLIHVGTAICKPRFAPDGQRILFIEDGRVKLYDGATRGITPLARGEAAAWARDGRRILISQSLKNKNPEQPRNRLAVYDPATQRLTTVSIQNLAITDLVWDSARHTVYLLGKKTELYGLDLKTGSRKEYPFPEKEQPSLFGVVHPTLVLDEADRILFLGQSFDRSVKIFFLNLRLGKTGLLEEKSDVRILTGPPVLMDPHAAAYIWPRFDGGFESQTSYFYMGKLDEEFHHHDD, from the coding sequence ATGCTCTCCTCCGTCCGGGTACCCGGGAAATGCCGAATCTTCTTGCAACAAGGGGCGATTTTAGTCAAATCCGAGTTTTACCGGGGATTCCTCCCTTTCATGCTGCCGTTGCCCCTTTGGATCGGCGGGATTCTTTATGCGCTGTCCCTGGGGCGTCTTCCGCTTCCCTTGACTTCCGTCGCCGCCTGGAGCGTGCTGGGGATGGCCGGGATTCTGGCCCTGATCTACGGGTTGCAGGGCTTCAGCAGCGAAGCCGATCGCCAAACCTTGGATTTCTTGCTCTCCCGCCCTTTGTCCCCCTATCTGATCGTGGCGGTCAAGTATCTGGTCAGTCTGGGGGCGCTGCTTTTTTGGATCGCCATCGCCGCGCCCTTCTTCCGGATCGAGCTGGCGACCCTGGACCTGGCCAAGGGGATGGGGGTCGAATGGCTGCTCCTGTTCATCCTGGTGATTCACGCCATGAGCTTTCTGGCCGGGATCGTCGCCAAGGGGTTGGAGCGGCTCTTTGTAGTCACGGCGACGTCCGGCGGGGTCGCCTGGTTGAGCTTTCAATACTGGAATAAAATCTTGGATTTGATCAGCGCCAACTTTTACTGGCCGGACGTCCCTCCCCGGCTGATGCTTTTGCTGACAACCTTGCTGCCGTTATTGCTCATGTTGTTGGGCCTGGCGGTGCCGCTGACCGCCACGGTCTGGTACGTCAGGAGCCGCGTCAAATGGTGGGAGTTCAAGCCCTTTTATTGGGTGGGCGGCAGCTGGCTGCTGCTCCTGCTGTTGATCCGGGGCGCCGAGTTTCTTTGCGCTCCCCCGCTGTGGCCGCTGGAAGGAGCGGAATACGGCGATTGGCATGAAAACGGCGGCATTGCGCTCAGCCGTACGCTCGATAAAAAGACCCAATCCAGCCAGCTGTTTCTGGCCCGGTTGAACGGGAAACCCCGCCTGATCCATGTCGGAACAGCGATCTGTAAACCGCGCTTCGCCCCGGATGGCCAACGCATCCTGTTCATCGAAGACGGCCGGGTCAAACTCTACGATGGCGCCACCCGCGGGATTACTCCGCTCGCCCGGGGCGAAGCGGCCGCTTGGGCGCGGGATGGCCGGCGGATCCTGATCAGCCAGAGCCTGAAGAATAAAAATCCGGAGCAGCCCCGAAACCGGCTGGCCGTTTACGACCCGGCAACCCAAAGGCTCACCACCGTGTCCATCCAGAACCTGGCCATTACCGACCTGGTTTGGGACTCCGCCCGCCATACGGTTTACCTTTTGGGCAAAAAGACCGAGCTCTACGGCTTGGATCTGAAAACCGGCAGCCGCAAAGAATACCCTTTCCCCGAAAAGGAGCAGCCTTCCCTCTTCGGGGTCGTCCATCCGACGCTGGTGCTGGACGAGGCGGACCGCATTCTCTTCCTCGGACAGTCCTTCGACCGGAGCGTAAAGATCTTCTTTCTCAATCTGCGCCTGGGAAAAACGGGGTTGCTGGAGGAAAAATCGGACGTCAGAATCCTGACCGGGCCGCCCGTTTTGATGGACCCTCATGCCGCCGCCTATATCTGGCCGCGCTTCGACGGCGGGTTTGAGAGCCAGACCAGTTACTTTTATATGGGCAAACTGGATGAAGAGTTTCATCATCACGACGATTAG